One genomic region from Thermomicrobium sp. 4228-Ro encodes:
- a CDS encoding PCYCGC motif-containing (lipo)protein: MYGRRPLARFSPRERLFGAAVICHGRNLDPIERVQSLHCPLLGVYGELDQAVPPREVEHLRAALAATGIAFELRSYPGAPHAFLDDTRELPPRDSDRCPTARARVLAPVPRRRSAERSLVRVGPGYRPTGRLVRLPRRRVTRVGIFPYRDRRVSWHTALSESADTPRGMGAMPTQGSFSRRRFLIGLTMLPLLAACQRRAAPDESEAVLIAWPKEDRWPAVFYQASPEAQEAYRYAVTHPEILQYFPCYCGCGEFGHRSVLDCSVRELRPDGSVVLGGMTFGUAICIDITRDVMRLTQQGRSLREIRVYVEERYSSFGPATDTPWPPE; the protein is encoded by the coding sequence TTGTATGGACGGCGCCCTCTCGCTCGTTTCAGTCCGCGAGAGCGACTGTTCGGCGCCGCCGTTATCTGCCACGGGCGCAACCTGGATCCGATCGAGCGCGTCCAGTCCCTGCACTGCCCGCTTCTCGGTGTTTACGGTGAACTCGACCAGGCGGTGCCGCCGCGCGAGGTGGAACATCTCCGCGCTGCGCTCGCTGCTACAGGCATCGCGTTCGAGCTGCGCAGCTACCCCGGTGCACCGCACGCCTTCCTCGACGACACGCGCGAGTTACCGCCCCGAGACAGCGACCGATGCCCGACGGCGCGTGCTCGCGTTCTTGCGCCGGTACCTCGTCGGCGATCGGCCGAGCGATCGCTCGTTCGCGTTGGGCCAGGCTATCGACCGACTGGGCGCCTCGTCCGGCTGCCGCGACGACGCGTGACACGCGTCGGGATTTTCCCGTATCGTGACCGCCGGGTATCATGGCACACTGCACTCAGCGAATCGGCAGATACGCCGAGAGGTATGGGTGCGATGCCGACGCAGGGTTCGTTCTCTCGACGACGGTTCCTCATCGGGCTCACGATGCTCCCGCTGCTGGCTGCGTGCCAGCGACGCGCAGCACCGGACGAGAGCGAGGCCGTGCTCATCGCCTGGCCGAAGGAAGACCGCTGGCCGGCGGTCTTCTACCAGGCTTCGCCGGAGGCGCAAGAAGCCTATCGGTACGCTGTCACCCACCCGGAGATCTTGCAGTACTTCCCGTGCTACTGCGGCTGCGGCGAGTTCGGCCACCGGTCGGTGCTCGACTGTTCCGTCCGCGAGTTGCGACCGGACGGCTCGGTCGTACTCGGCGGCATGACGTTCGGCTGAGCGATCTGCATCGACATCACGCGTGACGTGATGCGGCTCACCCAGCAAGGTCGATCGCTCCGCGAGATCCGGGTGTACGTCGAGGAGCGGTACAGCAGTTTCGGTCCGGCGACCGACACCCCCTGGCCACCCGAGTGA
- a CDS encoding glycerol-3-phosphate acyltransferase: METVTLLLVAYLIGSFPTAQIAAYLLAGIDLRERAPTVSGSGVYYVVARWAVVPVGLVDVTKGGVATYLPHQLGGSSDLAVACGLAAVIGHNWSLWLGFRGGRGLSPFLGMLAIVYPLGAVLVLLALGIGRLLRRTPVAALLGLTALPGIVLLTGASDALFRGTLGMLVVTIVKRLEANRRPLPRDPTARRAVLWRRFWYDRDEERWPPEPEDE; encoded by the coding sequence ATGGAGACCGTGACGCTGCTCCTCGTCGCGTATCTCATCGGGTCGTTCCCTACCGCGCAGATCGCCGCGTATCTCCTGGCGGGCATCGACCTGCGCGAGAGGGCGCCGACGGTGAGTGGTTCCGGCGTCTACTACGTGGTCGCTCGCTGGGCAGTCGTCCCGGTCGGTCTCGTCGATGTGACCAAAGGCGGCGTCGCGACCTATCTCCCGCACCAGCTCGGTGGAAGCTCCGACCTCGCTGTCGCCTGTGGGCTGGCAGCAGTCATCGGCCATAACTGGTCGCTCTGGCTTGGCTTCCGGGGCGGAAGAGGCTTGAGTCCGTTCCTCGGCATGCTCGCGATCGTGTACCCGTTGGGAGCGGTGCTCGTCCTCCTCGCGCTCGGGATCGGGCGCCTTCTCCGCAGGACACCGGTCGCGGCACTGCTCGGGCTGACGGCGTTGCCGGGCATCGTCCTGCTGACTGGCGCGTCGGATGCACTCTTTCGTGGCACACTCGGCATGCTCGTCGTGACCATCGTGAAGCGGTTGGAAGCGAACCGGCGACCGCTCCCACGGGATCCTACTGCACGCCGAGCGGTGTTGTGGCGACGGTTCTGGTACGACCGGGACGAGGAACGCTGGCCGCCGGAGCCGGAGGACGAATGA
- a CDS encoding DAK2 domain-containing protein, translating to MDEVTRHRQEAETERIRAVWHEHDFLGALEAAVTALGEHAAYLDATNVFPVADRDTGTNLLLTAQAALRSARAAAGNGLGAVARAAADAALRAAHGNSGVILSQFFRALAETVVERDQLDAAALATALSRADALARRALLQPVEGTMITVLRAAAEAAQHAAAKGSTLPELLRHVRTAAIEAVTRTPEYLPILRERGVVDSGAQGLAVLFDAWAAWAEATAPQLQPRPAPLVTFPLDGQGSCVNVLLETTGISAERLAEELAQLGDSVEIVGGTPFVRIHLHAEEPDRALQTLQRFGRLLSVVIDDLAGSPPSLTLSEPRKRALLVLSPAPRIVTLAHRLGALGVATTERRNLLETLTQEIAALPVEHLTVLPGSRADWELARALVERLQRPRIEALPVRSLAAQLVVLLLHSDGNGETAGDQSAVAETLTRLRTANIEQASNGEWVALTPEAESERVRGEDLAAVLLRTLALLGAERAESCTVVVGEHGPRVAPLRQAIAARWPHLPVEWFWGHQPAPALSLALE from the coding sequence ATGGACGAAGTGACGCGGCACCGGCAGGAAGCCGAAACGGAACGGATTCGGGCAGTCTGGCACGAACACGATTTCCTCGGTGCACTCGAGGCGGCCGTGACCGCGCTCGGTGAGCACGCTGCCTACCTCGATGCCACGAACGTCTTCCCGGTCGCCGACCGCGATACCGGCACGAACCTGCTCCTCACCGCCCAGGCAGCCCTGCGCAGCGCGCGTGCTGCTGCCGGAAACGGCCTCGGCGCAGTGGCTCGCGCAGCGGCCGACGCCGCACTGCGGGCTGCTCATGGCAATTCGGGTGTCATCCTGAGCCAGTTCTTCCGCGCCCTCGCGGAAACGGTCGTTGAACGCGATCAGCTCGACGCTGCAGCACTGGCGACTGCCCTGTCCCGGGCTGACGCGCTCGCCCGTCGTGCGCTCCTGCAGCCAGTCGAGGGCACGATGATCACGGTGTTACGGGCCGCAGCCGAGGCAGCCCAGCACGCCGCGGCAAAGGGCTCGACATTGCCCGAGCTCCTGCGGCACGTCCGCACTGCGGCGATCGAGGCGGTCACGCGCACCCCGGAGTACTTACCGATCCTCCGGGAACGAGGCGTCGTCGATTCCGGTGCCCAGGGCCTGGCCGTGCTCTTCGACGCCTGGGCAGCCTGGGCCGAGGCAACCGCACCGCAGCTCCAGCCTCGGCCAGCACCCCTCGTCACGTTCCCGCTCGATGGACAGGGGTCCTGCGTCAACGTGCTCCTCGAAACGACGGGCATCAGTGCAGAGCGCCTCGCCGAGGAACTGGCCCAGCTCGGCGATTCGGTCGAGATCGTCGGCGGCACGCCGTTCGTCCGCATCCACCTTCACGCTGAAGAGCCGGATCGAGCACTCCAGACCCTCCAGCGCTTCGGTCGGCTGCTCTCCGTCGTCATCGACGACCTCGCGGGATCGCCGCCCTCTCTGACGCTCAGCGAACCGAGGAAGCGCGCCCTGCTCGTCCTTTCGCCAGCGCCCCGCATCGTGACGCTCGCCCACCGGCTCGGCGCACTCGGCGTCGCCACGACGGAGCGGCGCAACCTGCTCGAGACCCTCACACAGGAGATCGCGGCACTGCCGGTCGAGCACCTCACGGTCCTTCCCGGCAGCCGGGCTGATTGGGAGCTGGCTCGCGCACTCGTCGAGCGCCTCCAGCGGCCACGGATCGAAGCCCTGCCGGTCCGCTCGCTCGCTGCGCAGCTGGTCGTGCTGCTCTTGCACAGTGACGGAAACGGAGAGACCGCGGGAGACCAGAGCGCGGTCGCCGAGACACTGACACGCTTGCGGACCGCGAATATCGAGCAAGCGAGCAACGGCGAGTGGGTGGCGCTGACCCCTGAGGCGGAGAGCGAGCGTGTACGTGGGGAAGATCTCGCCGCCGTCCTGCTCCGTACCCTCGCTCTGCTCGGTGCCGAGCGCGCCGAGTCGTGCACGGTCGTGGTAGGCGAGCACGGACCGCGCGTCGCACCCCTCCGTCAGGCGATCGCTGCTCGCTGGCCGCATCTCCCCGTCGAGTGGTTCTGGGGTCACCAGCCAGCTCCAGCCCTCTCGCTCGCCCTCGAGTGA
- a CDS encoding DegV family protein, whose product MLGIVTDSIACLPGELVERYGIRVVPVRIVRGDRIYRDGIDVTPEEAFAWLDTGEIVTTSQPAVGEFLEVYRDLAARVDGIVSIHVSSGVTGVYQAASAAASMVSGVPIVVIDSRVATMAEGFLVLEAARLAEQGSDLAAVVQRVEALRPRLRFFAVLETVTYLVRSGRAPWLAQLAVDVLQFKPILTLQDGKIVSLERVRTRPRAIEAMLRRMERDVDDRPVHVAVLEAGARTEAEYLAQEVASRFRVVEQYIAPFTAAMALNTGPGLLGLAYYAE is encoded by the coding sequence ATGCTCGGGATCGTGACGGACAGCATCGCATGCTTGCCGGGCGAACTCGTCGAGCGCTACGGCATCCGGGTGGTGCCGGTACGGATCGTTCGGGGTGATCGTATTTACCGGGACGGGATCGATGTCACCCCGGAAGAAGCGTTCGCCTGGCTCGATACCGGTGAGATCGTCACCACCTCGCAGCCAGCGGTCGGTGAGTTCCTCGAGGTGTACCGGGACCTCGCCGCGCGGGTGGACGGGATCGTGTCGATCCACGTCTCGTCGGGGGTTACCGGGGTCTACCAGGCGGCGTCCGCCGCGGCGTCGATGGTGTCCGGGGTGCCGATCGTCGTGATCGACAGCCGGGTAGCGACCATGGCGGAGGGGTTCTTGGTCCTCGAGGCAGCACGGCTGGCCGAGCAGGGGTCGGATCTCGCCGCTGTCGTCCAGCGAGTCGAGGCACTCAGACCGCGTCTCCGCTTCTTCGCGGTTCTAGAGACTGTCACCTATCTGGTTCGCAGTGGCCGGGCACCGTGGTTAGCGCAGCTTGCGGTCGACGTCCTCCAATTCAAGCCAATTTTGACGTTGCAAGACGGCAAGATCGTCTCGCTCGAACGAGTCCGCACGCGCCCACGAGCGATTGAGGCGATGTTGCGGCGGATGGAGCGGGATGTCGATGATCGACCGGTTCACGTGGCCGTGCTGGAGGCCGGTGCTCGTACGGAAGCCGAGTACCTCGCGCAGGAGGTCGCGAGCCGCTTTCGCGTGGTCGAGCAGTACATCGCCCCGTTCACTGCGGCGATGGCACTCAACACCGGACCGGGACTCCTCGGGCTGGCCTACTATGCCGAGTGA